One Luteolibacter rhizosphaerae DNA segment encodes these proteins:
- a CDS encoding M28 family peptidase, whose product MGSRRFCEDYCGDIDFAAVIVTDLVGHDATDGGLPVPGPVTLLLPHLKRLVGVMGTESDGTFPAIVEAAAKNAAELRVIPVLHRYVGPMSDHASFAEAGQPFLFLSCGMGTHYHTPQDTMDWINFDKLAHITRFIADIVVRIDHVPADAEHAAADPFDTDLRMLRKALGPVAIAGLRAVGIKMPESRKELDGFLGALVDGQMH is encoded by the coding sequence ATGGGATCGCGGCGCTTCTGCGAGGACTACTGCGGGGATATCGACTTCGCGGCGGTGATCGTGACCGACCTGGTGGGCCACGATGCCACGGATGGCGGCCTGCCCGTGCCGGGGCCGGTGACGCTCTTGCTCCCGCATCTCAAGCGACTGGTGGGAGTGATGGGCACGGAAAGCGACGGAACTTTTCCGGCGATCGTGGAGGCCGCCGCGAAGAACGCGGCAGAACTGCGCGTGATCCCGGTGCTCCACCGGTATGTTGGGCCGATGTCCGACCATGCGTCCTTCGCCGAAGCAGGCCAACCCTTCCTCTTCCTGAGCTGCGGCATGGGAACGCACTATCACACTCCGCAGGACACCATGGACTGGATCAATTTCGACAAGCTGGCCCACATTACCCGCTTCATCGCGGATATCGTGGTAAGAATCGATCACGTGCCGGCTGATGCCGAACATGCAGCGGCGGACCCCTTCGACACCGATCTACGAATGCTCAGGAAAGCGCTCGGCCCGGTGGCGATCGCCGGGCTGCGGGCGGTCGGAATCAAGATGCCGGAATCCCGCAAGGAACTGGACGGCTTCCTCGGTGCTCTCGTCGACGGACAGATGCACTAG
- a CDS encoding glycoside hydrolase family 43 protein: MTRTLLFSALLLSGALADTFVNPIAEGADPCVIKHGDKYIWCQSAGNQGVALWVSDRLTSLGTPHVVWQAPATGPYSKEVWAPELQFIDGKFYIYVAASDGKNANHLAYALESEGVDPLGPYKLHGPFATGEGKDGKSPNIWAIDMYVFKSGGKLYAVWSGWDKPGSDQQYLYIAPMKSPVELAGPRVLLAKNDTYLWERTEEKEGTRGLAEGPQILEHEGRTFLIYSTAASWLPTYKLGLLELTGKDPLDPASWKKHEEPVFRSTDKTFGTGHGGFVQSPDGKEWWHIFHAKRDRGGNWKRSIFVQPFTFKDGFPDFGQPVAPGSSIERPSGERLPSPKLPVALDLRGGKDFGALSYYGHQQFLVLGKQGVELGAAPKDPVNDYRTGEKLVLDGGEFTDFTASTTIEFLKGERDAGLLLRVTDPSVGFDAQRGYFAGVIPGSKSVVFGKTDGTNWKEIARAEVDVDKSKPIELSVTAKGQDFTIAVGGKTVLSAKDDTYAKGSVGLRVVDTHVRFETLEVK, from the coding sequence ATGACCCGAACCCTGCTATTCTCAGCTCTCTTGCTCTCCGGCGCGCTGGCCGACACTTTCGTCAATCCGATTGCTGAAGGTGCGGACCCTTGCGTGATCAAGCACGGGGACAAGTACATCTGGTGCCAATCGGCAGGGAACCAGGGCGTGGCGCTGTGGGTTTCGGATCGCCTGACCTCGCTGGGGACGCCGCACGTGGTGTGGCAGGCGCCGGCAACGGGGCCTTACTCGAAGGAGGTGTGGGCGCCGGAGCTGCAGTTCATCGACGGCAAGTTCTACATCTACGTTGCGGCCTCCGACGGGAAGAACGCGAACCATCTGGCCTATGCGCTGGAATCCGAAGGCGTCGATCCGCTGGGCCCTTACAAGCTTCACGGCCCCTTCGCCACCGGCGAGGGCAAGGATGGCAAGTCGCCTAACATCTGGGCGATCGACATGTATGTCTTCAAGTCCGGCGGCAAGCTGTATGCGGTGTGGTCCGGCTGGGACAAGCCGGGCAGCGACCAGCAGTACCTCTACATCGCGCCGATGAAATCGCCGGTGGAGCTGGCGGGCCCGCGCGTGCTGCTGGCGAAGAACGACACCTACCTGTGGGAGCGCACGGAGGAGAAGGAGGGCACCCGCGGTCTGGCGGAAGGCCCGCAGATCCTGGAGCACGAGGGGCGCACCTTCCTGATCTACTCGACGGCGGCTTCCTGGCTGCCGACCTACAAGCTGGGGCTGCTGGAACTGACGGGCAAGGATCCGCTGGATCCAGCCTCTTGGAAGAAGCATGAGGAGCCGGTCTTCCGCAGCACGGACAAGACCTTCGGCACAGGCCACGGCGGCTTCGTGCAGAGCCCGGATGGCAAGGAGTGGTGGCACATCTTCCACGCGAAGCGCGACCGCGGCGGCAACTGGAAGCGCTCGATCTTCGTGCAGCCCTTCACATTCAAGGATGGCTTCCCGGACTTCGGCCAGCCGGTGGCGCCGGGTTCATCGATCGAGCGGCCTTCCGGTGAGAGGCTGCCCTCTCCCAAGCTGCCGGTGGCGCTCGATCTCCGCGGCGGGAAGGACTTCGGTGCGCTGTCCTATTACGGCCACCAGCAGTTCCTAGTGCTAGGGAAGCAAGGTGTGGAGCTGGGCGCGGCGCCGAAGGATCCGGTAAACGATTACCGGACCGGCGAGAAGCTGGTGCTGGATGGCGGGGAGTTCACGGATTTCACGGCGAGCACCACGATCGAGTTCCTCAAGGGCGAGCGCGATGCGGGGCTGCTGCTGCGGGTGACCGATCCCTCGGTGGGATTCGATGCGCAGCGCGGTTACTTCGCGGGGGTGATTCCGGGTTCGAAGAGCGTCGTATTTGGCAAGACGGACGGAACGAATTGGAAGGAAATCGCGCGCGCGGAGGTGGATGTGGACAAGTCCAAGCCGATCGAGCTGAGCGTGACGGCGAAGGGACAGGACTTCACGATCGCGGTGGGCGGGAAGACGGTGCTGAGCGCGAAGGATGATACCTATGCGAAAGGCAGCGTGGGACTGCGCGTGGTGGACACGCACGTGCGATTCGAGACGCTGGAGGTGAAGTAG
- a CDS encoding nucleotide excision repair endonuclease: MPESPVITRSKQPGLFSLENVLTQRFGRDFFLNLPELPGVYFFTDRTDKLLYIGQSASLRGRLGSYRHVVEGRHPRRTLRLVARIHRIDWEICESPACAIARESELLLQHRPPFNRAGVWIGQPWWLDGGVVSGRLRLQVQRQQGEIGPLSPGFRHLFGVLARCVYRAACPDTPIHRYPCGLIRPSAPLSLSLVLPDPAWAWQTLASAARGDAADLLALLDAIPPAASLPEQEFWTDQRDQLQSYAAKATRVLLPPSALAPDPSLLPLELSL, from the coding sequence ATGCCGGAGAGTCCCGTCATCACCCGATCCAAGCAGCCCGGGCTATTCTCCTTGGAGAATGTTCTCACCCAGCGCTTTGGCCGGGACTTCTTCCTCAATCTCCCGGAGCTCCCGGGCGTCTACTTCTTCACCGATCGGACCGATAAGCTTCTCTACATCGGCCAATCGGCCAGCCTCCGCGGACGCTTGGGCAGTTACCGCCATGTCGTCGAAGGCCGCCACCCCCGCCGCACCCTCAGGCTCGTTGCTCGCATCCATCGCATCGATTGGGAGATCTGCGAATCCCCGGCTTGCGCCATCGCTCGCGAGAGCGAACTTCTCCTCCAGCACCGCCCCCCCTTCAATCGTGCCGGCGTTTGGATCGGTCAGCCGTGGTGGCTCGATGGTGGCGTGGTCTCCGGCCGCCTCCGGCTTCAGGTCCAGCGGCAGCAGGGCGAGATCGGCCCGCTTTCGCCCGGCTTCCGTCATCTCTTCGGCGTCCTCGCCCGCTGCGTCTATCGCGCCGCCTGTCCGGATACACCCATCCACCGCTACCCCTGCGGACTCATCCGCCCCTCCGCGCCGCTCAGCCTCTCTCTCGTCCTGCCCGATCCCGCATGGGCATGGCAAACCTTGGCCAGCGCCGCCCGCGGTGATGCCGCCGATCTTCTCGCCCTCCTCGACGCCATCCCTCCCGCCGCCTCCCTCCCCGAGCAGGAATTCTGGACCGACCAACGCGACCAGCTCCAAAGCTACGCCGCTAAGGCCACCCGAGTCCTCCTTCCTCCCAGTGCTCTCGCCCCCGACCCATCCCTTCTCCCCTTGGAACTCTCTCTCTGA
- a CDS encoding beta-galactosidase, with product MKAHPILALAFGLAALQPLASLAQAPAAAKHRFEIGETELLLDGKRMQIRCGELHFARVPKEYWRHRLQLCKAMGLNTVCAYLFWNLHEFEKGKYNWEGQADAAEFCRLAQEEGLWVILRPGPYACAEWDGGGLPWWLLKKPDIALRSQDPDFMAASKAWLAEVGRVLGPLQVTKGGPILMAQVENEYGFYGKDAEYMGRMRQATIDAGFDIPLFACNPTGSLWNGKRDDLFNVVNFGSDPATGFKKLREVQPKGPLMCGEFYPGWFDTWGAPHHLGKTETYLADLDYMLNAGASFSIYMAHGGTSFGLWAGADRPFKPDTSSYDYDAPISEAGWIGDKFERTRQLMSRYLLPGEKLSDPPAPKPVIEIPAFQLTETAAVLANLPEAIKDSAPRHMEAYDQGHGCTVYRTTLPVGPAAKLQLDQVHDFAWVYLDGKEVGVMDRRSRRFHVNLPERKEEARLDILVEAMGHVNFGVEIHDRKGIHGKVQLVEAAKTSELKGAWEIFPLKLDAPLLAGLKWKPADKDESGPRFWRGGFTLAKAEDTFLDMRSWGKGVIWVNGHCLARHWNIGPTQTAYMPGAWLKEGKNEVIVLDLTGPTEATMAGLSKPILDELRPELDFARKGTKKSTLELGDHVADLSASFSAGADAQDVKFATPLEGSQFVLEALSAHDGKPYAAIAELDLLDPAGNSISHASWTIAYVDSEELVGEDGSASNAINGQTADFWHSEWKTVQPGYPHRLVIDLGAKTAIGGFRYTPRAGNNPGRIKDYRVHVGSGFVKEAK from the coding sequence ATGAAAGCCCATCCGATCCTCGCACTGGCGTTCGGCCTGGCGGCGCTTCAGCCGCTCGCTTCGCTCGCCCAAGCTCCTGCCGCAGCGAAGCACCGCTTTGAAATCGGGGAGACGGAGCTGCTGCTGGACGGCAAGCGGATGCAGATCCGCTGCGGTGAGCTGCACTTCGCGCGGGTGCCCAAGGAGTATTGGAGGCATCGCCTGCAGCTCTGCAAGGCGATGGGGCTGAATACGGTGTGTGCCTATCTATTCTGGAACCTGCATGAATTCGAGAAGGGGAAATACAACTGGGAAGGTCAGGCGGATGCGGCGGAATTCTGCCGGTTGGCACAAGAGGAAGGGCTGTGGGTGATCCTGAGGCCGGGGCCCTATGCTTGTGCGGAGTGGGACGGTGGAGGCCTGCCATGGTGGCTGCTGAAGAAGCCGGACATCGCGCTGCGATCGCAGGACCCGGACTTCATGGCGGCGAGCAAGGCATGGCTGGCAGAGGTGGGCCGGGTGCTGGGGCCGCTGCAGGTGACCAAAGGCGGGCCGATCCTGATGGCGCAGGTGGAGAACGAGTACGGCTTCTACGGCAAGGATGCCGAGTATATGGGGCGGATGCGGCAGGCGACGATCGACGCGGGATTCGATATCCCGCTCTTCGCGTGCAATCCGACGGGCAGCCTGTGGAACGGCAAGCGGGATGATCTCTTCAACGTGGTGAACTTCGGCAGCGATCCGGCGACGGGCTTCAAGAAGCTGCGCGAGGTGCAGCCGAAGGGGCCGCTGATGTGCGGGGAGTTCTATCCGGGATGGTTCGATACCTGGGGCGCGCCGCATCATCTGGGCAAGACGGAGACCTACTTGGCGGATCTGGATTACATGCTGAACGCGGGGGCTTCCTTCAGCATCTATATGGCGCACGGGGGAACCTCCTTCGGGCTATGGGCAGGGGCGGACCGTCCCTTCAAACCGGACACGAGCAGCTACGACTACGATGCACCGATCAGCGAGGCGGGATGGATCGGCGACAAATTCGAGCGGACGCGTCAACTAATGTCCCGCTATCTGCTGCCGGGCGAGAAGCTGAGCGATCCACCGGCGCCGAAGCCGGTGATCGAGATCCCGGCATTCCAGCTCACGGAGACGGCGGCGGTGCTCGCGAACCTGCCGGAGGCGATCAAGGACAGCGCGCCGCGCCATATGGAGGCCTACGACCAAGGGCACGGGTGCACGGTGTATCGTACTACACTTCCAGTAGGTCCGGCGGCGAAGCTGCAGCTCGATCAAGTGCACGACTTCGCATGGGTATATCTGGACGGGAAGGAAGTCGGTGTGATGGACCGGCGTTCGCGGCGCTTCCACGTGAACCTGCCGGAACGAAAGGAGGAGGCTCGGCTGGACATCCTGGTGGAAGCGATGGGTCACGTGAACTTCGGCGTGGAGATCCACGACCGGAAGGGAATCCACGGCAAGGTGCAACTGGTGGAGGCTGCGAAGACGAGCGAGCTGAAGGGTGCGTGGGAGATCTTCCCGCTGAAGCTGGATGCGCCACTGCTTGCGGGACTGAAGTGGAAGCCGGCGGACAAGGATGAGAGCGGGCCAAGATTCTGGCGCGGCGGATTCACGCTGGCGAAGGCTGAGGATACCTTCCTGGACATGCGGAGCTGGGGGAAGGGCGTGATCTGGGTGAACGGCCACTGCCTGGCGCGGCACTGGAACATCGGGCCGACACAGACGGCCTACATGCCGGGAGCCTGGCTGAAGGAGGGCAAGAACGAGGTGATCGTGCTGGATCTAACAGGACCGACGGAGGCGACGATGGCAGGGCTGAGCAAGCCGATCCTGGACGAGCTGCGGCCTGAGCTGGACTTCGCCCGCAAGGGGACGAAGAAGAGCACGCTGGAGTTGGGCGACCATGTGGCGGACTTGAGCGCGAGCTTCAGCGCGGGAGCCGACGCGCAAGACGTGAAGTTCGCGACGCCGCTGGAGGGATCGCAATTCGTGCTGGAGGCGCTGAGCGCGCATGATGGCAAGCCTTACGCGGCGATCGCGGAGCTGGATCTACTGGATCCGGCTGGGAACTCGATCTCCCATGCGAGCTGGACGATCGCGTATGTGGATAGCGAGGAACTGGTGGGTGAGGATGGCTCCGCCTCCAATGCGATCAACGGGCAGACGGCGGACTTCTGGCACTCCGAGTGGAAGACCGTGCAACCGGGCTATCCGCACCGGCTGGTGATCGACTTGGGGGCGAAGACGGCGATCGGTGGATTCCGATATACGCCGCGTGCGGGGAACAATCCGGGACGGATCAAGGACTACCGGGTGCACGTGGGGAGCGGCTTCGTGAAGGAAGCGAAGTGA
- a CDS encoding alpha/beta fold hydrolase — translation MMKLAVSALLAPICLIAPALAQDSSLEKVPALDAELSGYAYPFEEQKLALTEQGQALTMVYMDLKPEGTANGRTALLLHGKNFSGAYWERTAKELSQRGFRVVMPDQIGFGKSSKPVNLQYSFQMMAAHTKVLLEHLKIEKAEVIGHSMGGMVATRFALMYPAATGKLVLVNPIGLEDWKRKVPYQSIDAATASEMKKEPKDVKEYMRTVYFDGKWKEEYDALITIQAGWMKGPDKEKMARVSAMTSDMVITQPVLYEFPDVTAPTLLIIGERDRTAIGKNLVSKEVAATMGQYQVLGKAAAEAIPGAKLVALEGVGHAPQAEVFEDYLKALLDFLK, via the coding sequence ATGATGAAGCTCGCTGTCTCCGCCTTGCTCGCGCCCATTTGTCTGATCGCACCGGCACTGGCGCAAGATTCCTCGCTTGAGAAAGTACCGGCTCTGGATGCGGAGTTGAGCGGCTATGCTTATCCCTTCGAGGAACAGAAGCTGGCGCTGACCGAGCAGGGGCAGGCGCTGACGATGGTCTACATGGACCTGAAGCCGGAGGGAACGGCGAACGGGAGGACTGCGCTGCTGCTGCACGGGAAGAATTTCTCCGGAGCGTACTGGGAGCGCACGGCGAAGGAGCTTTCGCAGCGCGGCTTCCGCGTGGTGATGCCGGACCAGATCGGCTTCGGGAAATCGAGCAAGCCGGTGAATCTCCAATACAGCTTCCAGATGATGGCGGCGCACACGAAGGTGCTGCTGGAGCATCTGAAGATCGAGAAGGCGGAGGTGATCGGCCACTCGATGGGCGGGATGGTGGCGACGCGATTCGCGCTGATGTATCCGGCCGCGACGGGGAAACTGGTGCTGGTGAACCCGATCGGGCTGGAGGACTGGAAGCGCAAGGTGCCCTACCAGAGCATCGATGCGGCGACGGCATCGGAGATGAAGAAGGAGCCGAAGGATGTGAAGGAATACATGCGGACGGTGTACTTCGACGGGAAATGGAAGGAGGAGTATGATGCGCTGATCACGATCCAGGCCGGATGGATGAAGGGCCCGGACAAGGAGAAGATGGCCCGGGTGAGTGCGATGACTTCCGACATGGTGATAACGCAGCCGGTGCTCTACGAGTTCCCGGATGTGACGGCGCCAACGCTGCTGATCATCGGGGAGCGGGATCGCACCGCGATCGGGAAGAACCTCGTATCGAAGGAAGTGGCCGCAACGATGGGGCAGTATCAGGTGCTGGGAAAAGCGGCGGCGGAGGCGATCCCGGGCGCGAAGCTGGTGGCGCTGGAAGGAGTAGGGCACGCCCCGCAGGCGGAGGTGTTCGAGGATTACCTGAAGGCTCTGTTAGATTTCCTGAAGTGA
- a CDS encoding polyphosphate kinase 2 family protein — translation MNEKTKELLRHARDISKRYRIDDGKDFRLKDIDPGDTGPFPKDGKESAEQALAEGRDALSEMQERLYAQDRWSVLLIFQAMDAAGKDGAIKHVMSGINPQGCQVTSFGVPSSREQDHTWLWRCMLELPERGRIGIFNRSYYEETLVARVHPEILKAQKLPDPLFTDNIWKERFDDIRNFEKHLVRNGTIVRKFFLHVSKGEQRKRLLSRLDEPEKNWKFRMGDVEEREHWKEYQEAYEKTIRNTSTEDAPWFVVPADNKWYTRVVVAAAIVDALASVELHFPQIDDSQRAVLEEARKLLTKAKPAE, via the coding sequence ATGAACGAGAAAACCAAGGAACTCCTCCGCCACGCCCGCGACATCTCGAAGCGCTACCGCATCGATGACGGGAAGGACTTCCGCCTGAAGGACATCGACCCCGGCGATACCGGCCCCTTCCCGAAGGACGGCAAGGAAAGCGCGGAGCAGGCCCTAGCCGAGGGCCGCGACGCCCTCTCCGAAATGCAAGAGCGCCTCTACGCCCAGGACCGCTGGTCCGTGCTCCTCATCTTCCAGGCCATGGATGCCGCGGGCAAGGACGGCGCGATCAAGCACGTCATGTCCGGCATCAATCCGCAGGGCTGCCAGGTCACCTCCTTCGGCGTGCCCAGCTCGCGCGAGCAGGACCACACCTGGCTCTGGCGCTGCATGCTCGAGCTCCCCGAGCGCGGCCGCATCGGCATCTTCAATCGCTCTTACTATGAGGAAACTCTCGTCGCCCGCGTCCATCCGGAGATCCTGAAAGCCCAAAAGCTCCCCGACCCGCTCTTCACCGACAACATTTGGAAGGAACGCTTCGACGACATCCGCAACTTCGAGAAGCATCTCGTCCGCAACGGCACCATCGTCCGCAAATTCTTCCTCCATGTCTCGAAGGGCGAGCAACGCAAACGACTGCTCTCCCGGCTCGATGAACCCGAGAAGAACTGGAAGTTCCGCATGGGCGATGTCGAGGAGCGCGAGCACTGGAAGGAATATCAGGAAGCCTACGAGAAGACCATCCGCAACACCTCCACCGAAGACGCGCCATGGTTCGTCGTGCCCGCGGATAACAAATGGTACACCCGCGTCGTCGTCGCCGCCGCCATCGTCGATGCCCTCGCCTCCGTCGAACTGCACTTCCCGCAGATCGACGATTCGCAGCGCGCCGTTCTCGAAGAGGCTCGCAAGCTCCTCACCAAGGCCAAGCCCGCCGAATAG
- the chrA gene encoding chromate efflux transporter — MNPDEAPPIPSFREALRFWIKLGWISFGGPAGQIAIMHKELVERRRWLSEDHFLHALNFCMLLPGPEAQQLATYLGWRLHGSRGGIAAGALFVLPSVFILWGLSWLYMAGGEVNWIQGLFYGLIPAVIAIVFSAVKRIGSKALRSPSLWTLALLSFVAIHFFKVSFVIIILAAVLIGYLGGKRFPKQFPAGKGHGKSGHEDHLVVALPPGAPATWARSAKISLLCLTLWWLPVLLCGQWLGWQSVPFQEGLFFSKAALVTVGGAYAVLPYVSQMVVEHYGWLGQRQMMAGLGLAETTPGPLIMVLQFVGFVAAWQHPGDLPPLLAATLGAAITTWVTFLPCFLFVFLGAPHVEGLREKPALASALTAITAAVVGVILDLAIGFSIHALWPESGRFDLFVVVAAVVSLIAMERFKIGVIPVLSVCAILGAAAKLLA; from the coding sequence ATGAATCCCGACGAAGCGCCGCCCATTCCCTCCTTCCGGGAGGCCCTGCGCTTCTGGATCAAGCTCGGCTGGATCAGCTTCGGCGGCCCTGCCGGCCAGATCGCCATCATGCACAAGGAACTCGTCGAGCGCCGCCGCTGGCTCTCCGAGGATCATTTCCTGCACGCGCTGAATTTCTGCATGCTCCTCCCTGGCCCGGAGGCACAGCAGCTCGCCACCTACCTGGGCTGGCGCCTTCACGGCTCTCGCGGCGGCATCGCGGCCGGAGCGCTATTTGTGCTGCCCTCCGTCTTCATCCTCTGGGGCCTGAGCTGGCTCTACATGGCCGGCGGCGAGGTGAATTGGATTCAAGGTCTCTTCTACGGCCTGATTCCCGCCGTCATCGCGATCGTCTTCTCCGCCGTGAAACGCATCGGCTCGAAGGCTCTCCGCTCGCCCTCCCTATGGACTCTCGCGCTGCTTTCCTTCGTCGCGATCCACTTCTTCAAGGTCTCCTTTGTCATCATCATCCTCGCCGCCGTGCTCATCGGCTATCTCGGCGGCAAGCGTTTCCCGAAGCAGTTCCCCGCCGGCAAAGGCCACGGCAAGTCCGGCCATGAGGATCATCTGGTCGTCGCGCTCCCTCCCGGTGCTCCCGCCACCTGGGCACGCAGCGCCAAGATCAGCCTCCTCTGCCTGACCCTCTGGTGGCTGCCGGTGCTACTATGCGGACAGTGGCTAGGCTGGCAGAGCGTTCCTTTCCAGGAAGGACTCTTCTTCAGCAAGGCTGCCCTCGTCACCGTCGGCGGTGCCTATGCCGTCCTGCCCTACGTCTCGCAAATGGTCGTTGAACACTATGGCTGGCTCGGTCAGCGCCAGATGATGGCCGGCCTAGGCCTCGCGGAAACCACTCCCGGTCCCCTCATCATGGTGCTGCAGTTTGTCGGCTTCGTCGCCGCATGGCAGCACCCCGGCGATCTGCCACCGCTGCTCGCCGCCACGCTCGGAGCCGCGATCACCACCTGGGTCACCTTCCTGCCCTGCTTCCTTTTCGTCTTCCTCGGCGCACCGCATGTCGAGGGCCTGCGCGAGAAGCCCGCCTTGGCTTCAGCCCTCACCGCCATCACCGCCGCCGTCGTCGGCGTGATCCTGGATCTTGCCATCGGCTTCTCCATCCATGCCCTCTGGCCGGAATCCGGCCGCTTCGATCTCTTTGTCGTCGTCGCCGCCGTCGTCTCCTTGATCGCCATGGAGCGCTTCAAGATCGGCGTCATCCCCGTCCTGAGCGTTTGCGCCATCCTCGGTGCTGCCGCGAAGCTGCTCGCCTGA
- a CDS encoding pyridoxal phosphate-dependent aminotransferase, with amino-acid sequence MPATATRLSAFTESVIRGTSRLAARHGAINLAQGFPDFDPPEELLAALERATRGSHHQYAVTWGAPRFREALARKITRFSGLPLDPDLHLVVTCGSTEAMMVAMMTACNPGDKVIVFSPFYENYAADAILSGAEPIYVALRPPDFAFDREELAKAFEQKPKAIVVCNPSNPTGKVFTREELLFILELAEKHDTFIITDEPYEHIVFDPHEHVHVAALPGAFERTITCNSLSKTYSITGWRLGYVQASERVIAEARKVHDFLTVGAAAPLQEAAVAGLELPDSYYTALRDQYAKKKEVLLAYLRQLGLPFTEPQGTYFVMLDISSLGFADDTAASEWFIKELGVAGVAGSSFFREPVNHLIRFHFAKGEDTLHAAGERLLKLRNR; translated from the coding sequence ATGCCCGCGACCGCCACCCGTCTCAGCGCTTTCACCGAGTCCGTGATCCGGGGCACCTCCCGGCTGGCCGCCCGCCATGGAGCCATCAATCTGGCTCAGGGTTTCCCCGACTTCGATCCGCCGGAGGAATTGCTCGCCGCGCTGGAGCGCGCCACCCGGGGTTCGCATCACCAATACGCCGTCACTTGGGGAGCTCCGCGCTTTCGCGAGGCCTTGGCGCGGAAAATCACCCGCTTCAGCGGCCTGCCCCTCGACCCGGATCTTCACCTCGTCGTCACCTGCGGCAGCACGGAGGCCATGATGGTGGCCATGATGACCGCCTGCAATCCGGGTGACAAAGTCATCGTCTTCTCACCCTTCTACGAGAACTACGCCGCGGATGCGATCCTCTCCGGGGCCGAGCCGATCTACGTCGCCCTGCGCCCGCCCGACTTCGCCTTCGATCGCGAGGAACTCGCCAAGGCCTTCGAGCAGAAGCCGAAGGCCATCGTGGTCTGCAATCCCTCGAACCCCACCGGCAAGGTCTTCACCCGTGAGGAGCTCCTGTTCATCCTCGAGCTCGCCGAGAAGCACGACACCTTCATCATCACGGACGAACCGTACGAGCACATCGTCTTCGATCCCCACGAGCACGTTCATGTCGCCGCACTGCCCGGAGCCTTCGAGCGCACCATCACCTGCAACTCGCTCTCCAAGACCTACTCCATCACCGGCTGGCGCTTGGGCTATGTCCAAGCTTCCGAGCGCGTGATCGCGGAAGCGCGGAAGGTCCATGACTTCCTCACCGTCGGTGCCGCCGCTCCGCTGCAGGAAGCCGCAGTCGCCGGCCTGGAATTGCCGGATAGCTACTACACCGCCCTGCGCGACCAGTATGCGAAGAAGAAGGAGGTGCTGCTCGCCTACCTCCGCCAGCTCGGCCTGCCCTTCACCGAACCGCAGGGTACCTACTTCGTGATGCTCGACATCTCCTCGCTCGGTTTCGCCGATGACACCGCCGCCTCCGAGTGGTTCATCAAGGAACTCGGTGTCGCAGGTGTTGCAGGATCGAGCTTCTTCCGCGAGCCGGTGAATCATCTCATCCGCTTCCATTTCGCCAAGGGCGAGGATACCCTGCATGCCGCGGGCGAACGCCTGTTGAAACTACGGAACCGATAG